The following nucleotide sequence is from Cucumis melo cultivar AY chromosome 1, USDA_Cmelo_AY_1.0, whole genome shotgun sequence.
AAAGTGTAACCTATAATTATTAATACAACCACCATCAactatataaataatatatgtaaaagaaattaaaaagaggaaaaagaaaacttttttatcactttctttctttctttctttcttttcttttctcttttttttttttttttttctttttgggaatTCAAGAAACTTTTGATTACTTTTGTTCTATAAGAAACTTTTGATCACTTTATATTCAATAAACTTTTCTTGTtactttatattttaatttgtaaataaagtacacttagttttgaaatatttctttgaaattttattttaaattatagatttttaaaaatatttagaaaatattagatcaatatatttatattatgatacacatatatacatatagtaGTCTATTTTGGTTTATTGCGATATTTCAGtgaaatattttgttatatttttttgtaaatatttttgtttattttgatatatttgaagATAACTCTATTATTATATAAAACCCGAAAAGACAATGATTGTGTATTTCACTTTGGACctataatttatgtttaaatatcttaatactctaaattacataaaattatttaacatgagagagagaaatatttattaatcattttaaatcatttgtgaaaaacaaaatattcaTGCATGGGAATAAAAATAGGGACATTTAAATATaagttgattaattaattaaagaagaGATAGAAAtcgtaaaaaataaaacatttgacGAAATATTTACTGTTCGTGGAAAActcaaatatatttaattttatcttttaataactttgttttataaaattcaaagtaatttattaattcttttttatttttgaacaaATCCGTTGAAAAAGAgacattttataaatatacatggattggtattcaatttatttggtGCTTAATTCTTGTTTTTAGATCATTGAATGCATTTAGCAAATATGTTTTTTTTGGtggattttattttcaaatttgttttttggatttttatAGTTGAGATTGTAAAATTTTTCAAAACaatactaaaattttaatatgaaATTGAATCTAAACTATTATGGTGGTAACGCCGCAGGTTTTAAGAGATATATGTAAAAACTAAAGGTCAGGTTCGAATGAGAATGAGAAGGGTTCTAAGACTATGAAAATATAGTCAAAAGAAGATATAAAAATTGAAAGTTACTATCTATTACAACAAATTGCACATTTCTTCTCGGTGACTCAATCATAAAGATTCTACAATTAAGAGTGCTTAAAAATTATATTGGTTTGTGTGAACAACTTTCACTCTTAGAGTCCTTCAAAACAAACAAAGATGACATTGCCAAATTGTAGGTGATGTAAAGGAAATTAAGCATCAAATCTAAGTTCTGAATTATGGACCTAAATTTTATCAATTATGCAAAATCTATAATTTTGctaataaattaaattgtaacATTTAAGATTCTAAAAACACATTCTAGGAATGTTTGAAGCAATTAGTTGATTATTATAGTtctatattattataattcgGTAATAACAAACATGTATTCgagtaaaatattttaatttaagaacaaaatagtaaacacactagaaaaaaaatgatgaaataagtaaaacaataaaaactataacaaatGAAAGTTATGAAATAGTATTTATCAGTTAATTAAGGTTTATAAAACAGATAAACTGTAATAAGAGATAGTGACAGATTATAATTCTTAAAATTCAACTGAATTATTTTTCATTGTATAGTTAAGTTATTGTCAATTTTATCATCATAtaaatacatatacatatacataaacACATAATTTTCATCAATAGGATCATATGCTTTATGCATGTGATTATATGATTGGAGTGCAGAATCAATGTCAAAGCTGTTAAAGCTACAACAACACCTTTAAAAAAGGCAAATTGATTTTCTTGCGAGCAAGAAAATCAACAACAACGAGACAAACTAACCAAAACTAACAGCTCaaaagagaggaaaaacaaTTGCTCATTCTACCCATAATTGAAACTCCATTAATTCAATGGTCACATAATACTTGCAATGAAATAAAAATCTTGTCTCTTTTTAGTATTTCCTTCTAATcaaagaattgaaaatattttcaaacacTCTTATTCGTTCACTTTCATCTTATactaattataaatataataattagacTCAAAATATTAGCAAATATAATACAaggtaaaaattgtaaatacaacaaaatttagATTGAACTCCTAAAATCTATATGTAATAGACCATTTTTTGACTAATAAAAGTCTTATTATATTTACGAATTCTttaaatatatcattatatacTTAGTTGTTAGTATTAAAAAGTACTGTCTATTGTAATTacgttttttttctttggggtcgagagaaagaaaagaaaagtctTAGGTTTAGTTTTGAAGAATGTTATTTACTCTCTCAAGATAAATGTAATTTCTTTCCCATTACTTTCATGGTCATGGTGACCTTGAAAGGTATATGACTTACTCAAGAATTCATGCTTATAGTTCTTATAAAAGTTTGGTTGGGGTAggttttctctctttttcttttaattaagtCAATTTTTTAACGGTAGGGAAAGACGATGATTCAAATGTCTAACATTTTGGTTGAAAATGTAACATCTTACTCTTGATTAATCAATtgtgttatgtttatgatttaTTAACGAAATAGTCGGGAGTTTTGGCTCTACCCACTTTAATTTTATCAGAAAGATTGACAAATACTTTTTGATTTTTCAACTTTCATAAAAGTAACAATTTAGTCGTCCCTAAATTTTGGTTTCAATTTAGTCCCTCAACTTTGATATTTAACAATTTAGTCATCGTACATTCAAATTGCAACAGTTTAGTCCCTAATGTATTCTAAAACGGTTCAATTTTAGTTATTTTACTTTCAAATGTCTAATTTTAGTCTCTAGattttcaataaatcttaaatttagccTTTACTACTAGTTTGTTATAGATTTTTTcattacaatttattttctattaGCATTTCACTAAAACGTTTAAAAAATATTGCTCACACGATATTTGTAGAGAAATTTAATACATGAAATTTGTATTAATTTTAGTATGGTGAATATAATCTCTATAACATAATTCTTTGGTTCTTTCTCTCAAAAAAAGTAAATTTTGATCTTCAAGTTTGTTGATCTTTTTGGATAATCAATCTTTGGGGCTTAAGGATCCTTATCGGCCTATGGAGTTGTAGATCTTCTTGGATCGACCTTTGACTTGTTGATTGGCTTGGATCGGCCTTTGGCTTGTTGATTGGCTTGGATCGTTCTTCAACTTGTTGATTGGTATGGATTGATTGTTCTTCAGCTTGTCGATTGGTTTCAATCGTTCTTCAAATTTTTTCAATCTTTATAATTTGAGTGCAAGTCTTTAGGAAGTCATAAAGTTAAGATCAATTTAAACTTAAATATTCCGGATTCAGTAAGATTTAAACATTCCAAGTATTTGATCTTCGAATGGTTGTAAACTTGAGTTCAATTTGAGTTTTGattttttggaattgttttcATTTTGTTAAAAGATGATAATCTGGAGATGAATAAGAACTTGAATCTTTAAATCTGGATTTTTCGCACTTTTATCGTCAATTCTTCCCCATTAAAATCAAAGAGGAAgacctctatttatagaaataagaTGATTTGTATGGATTTTAGGCGAGCTTGAGCTCAGTTGCCTAATGGGCTAGGGGCCTAACATCTTCTTCAGCTCAATTTTCTATTATATGCTTTGATTGGATTGAGTTTGAGAAATTTTAATTCCTCCGActaaatcaaattataatttttacTTGACTCGATTTTCGttgagaaaacaaaatttaattgGTTAAAATTTTTCATTATATTGTATTGTGTTTGTTTGTATGaaaattattatgattatttaaAGGGTCTTTTaagaaatataacaaagcggcaaaatatttacattgtatataacaattctaaaaatgaaaaaagcccacaggcgcataatgaaaaatctcaaaaatgtcccatcaacaatgtgcatactatattttgtatacgatcgtttagatttggctattgtttgatacacaaTCATCTAGATTtgttcgtttagatttagatagtcaaatttaaacgatttatttttcaattctatcgtttaatttggttacacgatggtttaattaattgggttacacgatcgtttagatttgtacacgatcgtctaTATTTGGCTgccctaatctaaacaacgtaaaaaaaaaaaataaaaataaaaaaaaaaaaaaaaaaaagaggaaaaagaagaaagacaatgcacgcagagaaaaaaaaagaaaaagaagatagacgatagaaataaatcagatttcgttacccaaatctaaacgacgtaaaagaaaaagagaaaaagaataaagactatagaaagaaatcagatttagttatccaaatctaaacgacgtaaaaaaaagagaaaaagaaagatgatgcactcataaaaaaaagagaaaaaaaaaagacgatagaaaaaaaatcagatttggttactaaaatctaaacgatgtaaaagaaaagaggaaaagaagaaagatggaaagaaattgaagcagaagaaagacgataaaaaaaatcgcagagagaagaagaaagataaaagtgcaaacctggaatatttaaaaaattgttaactTGATGAGTTTTATTACATGGACCGTAAacattttagtagtttgttatattaatgaaaatttttCTCTATAAAAATCAACTTCATtagattaaatttaagatttattaaaattacaagtaaatttaatatttctaataacctttttttatataatatttttctctaaaatattcATATCACATTAACATGAAATCTCTGTAGCGACATATTTCCATAAACTTAACATCTCTGAGTTTGCTTTTCACATCGACATTTAAAATGTGCTATAAAACTAAGAAAAGACATGTCTTATCTAGTTGATTCATTTGTATTTTAATTCATGGCCAATCAACTTCATGCAACTCTCAACATATCTTTCCAAATTTGAATACAATTATCTTAAATTCATCAAAGTACACCAAAGTACAAAAGAACATTAATTCTTTTCTCAATAACTTTCTATGCTGTTTTATACAATTTCTAATGCCACGAACAAGGacatttaaaatataacaaagttaaccaaaatatatacataaaacgtaaaataattttagattctatcgatgatatagacattgatagacttttatgaATATCTTAGTCAGTATCATATATCATtcatagaatataaaatttgttatattccttaatatttttatttgttttaccGATCATTCTCCTAATCTAATTCGCCAAAGGATGGGGAGAAAGgattttaaatgaaaaacatataaaaaaaacaaggggtcttttaaaaaatataacaaaacggtaaaatatttataccgtatagaacaattgtaaaaacgaaaaaagcctacAGGTCCAacatgaaaaataccaaaaatgtctcatcaaccaTACCGTTAACAACGcccacataatatatttggtatatgatcatttagattttgctattgtttggtacaccatcgtttaaatttggtcatttagattttatacaatttattttttcaattctatagtttaatttagttacatgaTCGACTACGTTTAAATTTGCttacacgattttttttaaaaaaattggtatacgatcgtttagatttggctaattgattttttaaattcttttggtacatgacggtttatttttttacccgattgtttatttttttcaagattctttagtacaaattgtttagatttagctaaatgatttttttaattattttgctacacgatcgtttagatttgtctacaccatttggctactctaatctaaatgattttcttcaagattctttatacacgatggtttagattttgttattttttgtacatgatcgtttatatttggttactcaaatttaaacgacgttaaaaaaattgatggaaagaaattgcagcggaaagaaaaaaatgaaaagaagaaaaacaatggaaagattaaacgacgtaaaaaaaacagaaaaaaaaaaaagaaaaacgatagaaagacatagcagtgaaaaaaaaaagacgatgaaaaaaatcaacaataaaaaggGAAGGATAAACCTATAATATTTAAAGAATGAATAATTTGTTAGACGgatcataaatattttggtggTATGTTAcctttataaaaattaaccaaaaaaacaaacaaacaactCTTTTCAACAACAATATCTTATGAACATTACACACAAACCAAACAAGCACGAagacaacaaaataaattaaaattacgTAGCATGATTTTGGTTCTgtctttttcatttcttttctttttctttttcttttcttttctttctttctttttttttttttttttttttttttttttttttttttttttttttttttttgcctccTTTCTACTTCGATACGAGGCTACCAACAACTGCAGCAATCATGGCTGTCGGGTCGCCAAGCATAGCGGAGACGATGCACCGAGCGGCACGACCCGCCATCTGAAATCCTTGCTCAACCTTTCCTCTTTCCCTTTGGTTACTTGGGAGTGTCCCCTTAAGGCTTGGAATCCTTGTTTGAACCTCAATGACTTTGTTCTTGTCTACTTTTAGGTACATGGCTTGCCAGCTCTCTACTAGCAATTCCTTCACACATGATAAATGAAGGTTATAATTCCTGCATTTAGACTTGTAAGACCATCCTGGTCCCTTGCCTCCGCATCGGTGGCACAGCCCCGAGAGCTTCATACTAAGGTAAAGGCTACGTTCGCCATCATCGAGCACTTGAGGAAGGCTTGCACAACAAGGGTGGAGATCGAAACCGCAACGCTTACAATGGTAAACAAACCCTGAAACGTCGTTTCGACAAGCGTCACAGTACCTGGCACATGCACCGGGCGGGGAAGAATAGAATTCAAAAGCGCATTTCGGATAGAAAGGGTGAGTGATCTTGGGATGTGCCACGGCACAAAGCTTGTGCAAGGTGAAGTCACATTGGAGGCATTGGTAATTGAAGCCAATGCCAGCTTCATGGCAACCACCACAGTTGAAAGGGTTATCACTGTGATTCAGCTTAAGCTTGTGCCATGGATGAATTGGGTGAAACATTTCTTTTTCAATCTTCattattgtttctttctttcttcctcttgatTGTTATTTCTATGGAAATGAATAATAGATTTATGGAAAGAAGAGTAATAGTTTTATAAATGCATGGACGAGGATCAGAAGGGTCAGTTTGATTTGTATTTGAATACTTAAAAAAGTgggtatattttgaaaaaattgtaaaaacCAACTTCAAAGTAAGATGATAGTTGCAATTATACCCTTAGACTTCCAATTATAAAAATTGAGGCACGAAACTTGTACaaataatgttaaaattgaaCCCGACTCTCATTTAGGAATCCAATTTCTACGACATTATTGTAAGTTTGAGGACCCTATTTTTACCATCGAAAGTCCGACAGTGCAATTATAACTACAATTGTACTTTGAACTTGGAGGTGTCTTgcaaatttggtttttttttttttttttttgaagtgaTCATCTAAGTAGATACTTTGCTTAGAATTTACAAGTACAAGAATAACTTGGCAATGTAAGTGCAAttatgaagatgaagaaagtagaattgagaagaagaagatgaaattgGTTAGAATCTGATTCCATGGAAGAAGGTGTTGGTTTAGTTAATCAATATCACTTTTAAAATGTGATATTGATTTATTCCTTTGACCAAAATTGAACTCAGAGAGCATTTTAATGtactttaatatttttgtttatccTAATCTAATGTTAGATAGAATTTTGAAGTGATTTTAGTTTCTTTGTTTAGAGCAAAAACATTAggaattttttctttgtattttaTCCTCATCTTAGAaaaacaaagtttgatttatcAGCTTCTACCTGAAATTAAAAGAGAAACTTCATTTTCAAGAGCTTTGGCTCAAACTCTTCACTTTCAACAATCCTatccttttattattattattggttccaaggaaaaagaaaagatagggagaatatttatctttctctgtTTCGCTTTAGAAGAAATGAGGAAACTGCCTTAAGAAGCATTGGAACATAATTaacaatttaaaagaaaaataatttgatttgcATAAGTGTTCAGGTTAGT
It contains:
- the LOC103492553 gene encoding uncharacterized protein LOC103492553: MKIEKEMFHPIHPWHKLKLNHSDNPFNCGGCHEAGIGFNYQCLQCDFTLHKLCAVAHPKITHPFYPKCAFEFYSSPPGACARYCDACRNDVSGFVYHCKRCGFDLHPCCASLPQVLDDGERSLYLSMKLSGLCHRCGGKGPGWSYKSKCRNYNLHLSCVKELLVESWQAMYLKVDKNKVIEVQTRIPSLKGTLPSNQRERGKVEQGFQMAGRAARCIVSAMLGDPTAMIAAVVGSLVSK